From Enterococcus wangshanyuanii, the proteins below share one genomic window:
- a CDS encoding ABC transporter ATP-binding protein, which produces MAEYAIDIQNITKTYNMYKKPSDRFKEALNPLKKSYHDLFYALKDVTLQIEKGEMIGFVGENGSGKSTILKIITGVLTPTAGTMKIDGKISALLELGSGFNPEYSGYENIFLNGMVLGFSREEMEERVDDVIQFADIGDHLYQPVKTYSSGMFVRLAFAVAINVDPDILIVDEALAVGDLEFQLKCMEKFTEIKNSGKTILFVSHDVNSIRRFCDRTFWLKNGEVVESGDTMDVTTNYENFLKKKSIKTVDREKTIQNQETVPDIIDIEKATLLNAALEPLEIVTQDEKVILKIEYTVKNESIKSPVCGVAIRTVDNNYVCGLNTLLDEIKIPWKKGKNVFYLEYGKMSLLTGEYYFDIAFFEEHATVPLVYKTKYLNMFISGRYAGEGIVILDHEWKDTIKDEV; this is translated from the coding sequence ATGGCAGAGTATGCAATCGATATACAAAATATTACAAAAACTTATAATATGTACAAAAAACCGTCAGATCGGTTTAAAGAAGCACTTAATCCGCTCAAAAAGAGCTATCATGATCTTTTTTATGCATTAAAAGATGTAACGCTTCAAATTGAAAAAGGTGAAATGATCGGTTTTGTTGGTGAAAATGGTTCAGGAAAATCAACGATCTTGAAAATCATTACAGGGGTTTTGACGCCGACTGCAGGAACGATGAAAATCGATGGCAAGATTTCGGCTTTATTGGAATTAGGATCAGGCTTTAACCCAGAATATTCAGGATATGAAAATATCTTTTTAAACGGAATGGTCCTTGGTTTTTCTAGAGAAGAGATGGAAGAACGTGTGGATGATGTGATCCAATTCGCAGATATCGGTGATCATTTGTATCAGCCGGTCAAAACCTATTCTAGCGGGATGTTTGTGCGCTTAGCTTTTGCTGTAGCAATCAATGTCGATCCGGATATTTTGATCGTTGATGAAGCATTAGCTGTTGGAGATTTAGAGTTCCAACTGAAGTGTATGGAGAAATTTACTGAAATCAAAAATTCAGGAAAAACGATTTTATTCGTCTCCCATGATGTCAATTCGATTCGTCGTTTTTGTGACCGAACGTTTTGGTTGAAAAATGGTGAAGTTGTTGAGTCTGGTGATACGATGGATGTCACGACGAATTACGAAAACTTTTTAAAGAAAAAATCGATCAAAACAGTGGATCGAGAAAAAACGATCCAAAATCAAGAGACAGTTCCAGATATCATCGATATCGAAAAAGCGACATTATTGAATGCAGCATTGGAACCTTTAGAGATCGTAACACAAGATGAAAAAGTGATACTTAAAATTGAATATACAGTGAAGAATGAGTCGATCAAATCACCGGTCTGCGGTGTTGCGATTCGAACGGTAGATAACAATTATGTCTGTGGACTAAATACATTGCTTGATGAAATCAAGATCCCTTGGAAAAAAGGGAAAAATGTTTTTTATTTAGAATACGGCAAAATGTCACTTTTAACGGGAGAATATTATTTTGATATTGCTTTCTTTGAAGAACACGCTACAGTACCTTTAGTTTATAAAACGAAATACCTGAACATGTTTATTAGCGGTCGCTATGCAGGCGAAGGCATTGTCATTTTAGATCATGAATGGAAGGATACTATTAAAGATGAAGTATGA
- a CDS encoding glycosyltransferase family 2 protein, with the protein MRILLIIPAYNEEETILKTIRSVEQFKEVHKNDYSYTIDYVVINDGSTDKTQVILNEHQINSIHLVMNLGIGGAVQTGYRYAEKNKYDIAVQFDGDGQHDIRSLDAVVQPIIKQQADFVIGSRFLPNEKTAFQTTFMRRVGIRILSFLIYLSSGKKIYDVTSGYRACNREIIAYFAKKYPTSYPEPESTVHLLKKKFTIKEVAANMRERSGGQSSIRAFTSVRYMFEVSLAILVSSFMREGD; encoded by the coding sequence TTGCGGATTCTTTTGATTATTCCTGCGTATAATGAAGAAGAGACGATCTTGAAGACGATTCGCTCAGTCGAACAATTCAAAGAAGTCCATAAAAATGATTATTCTTATACGATCGATTATGTTGTGATCAACGACGGATCGACGGATAAAACGCAAGTGATCTTAAATGAACATCAGATCAATTCGATTCATTTGGTCATGAATCTGGGGATCGGTGGAGCGGTGCAAACAGGCTACCGTTATGCTGAGAAAAACAAGTATGACATTGCTGTACAATTTGACGGAGATGGGCAGCACGATATTCGCAGCCTAGATGCGGTGGTGCAGCCGATCATAAAGCAACAAGCGGACTTTGTTATTGGTTCGAGGTTTTTACCAAATGAAAAGACAGCCTTTCAAACAACCTTTATGCGGCGTGTCGGCATCAGGATCCTTTCATTTTTGATTTATCTGTCTTCAGGAAAAAAAATCTATGATGTAACATCTGGTTATCGGGCGTGCAATCGAGAAATCATTGCTTACTTTGCAAAGAAATATCCTACGAGTTATCCTGAACCTGAATCAACGGTTCATTTGCTGAAAAAGAAATTTACGATCAAAGAAGTTGCAGCGAATATGAGAGAACGTTCTGGCGGTCAATCTTCGATTCGCGCATTTACATCAGTCCGTTACATGTTTGAAGTTAGTTTGGCGATTCTTGTATCAAGCTTTATGAGGGAGGGAGATTAA
- a CDS encoding DUF2304 domain-containing protein, protein MSGILRVEMVLFSLIFFIYIIRSINKNVFLLKNAIRWLIISVGLVVVAIFPELPEWLSKKLGFETTSNFLLIMAIFVLLFIEIKNSALLSKQQNQIKLLTQELSILKDKKEKK, encoded by the coding sequence ATGAGCGGCATTTTACGTGTTGAGATGGTTTTGTTCTCATTGATTTTCTTTATTTACATTATTCGTTCCATTAATAAAAATGTGTTTTTGTTAAAAAATGCGATTCGCTGGCTGATCATTTCCGTTGGCTTGGTCGTAGTTGCGATATTTCCTGAATTACCAGAATGGTTAAGCAAGAAGTTGGGGTTTGAAACCACATCGAATTTTTTGTTGATCATGGCGATCTTTGTATTGCTTTTTATTGAAATCAAGAATTCTGCCCTACTATCAAAGCAGCAAAACCAAATTAAATTATTGACTCAGGAACTATCTATTTTAAAAGATAAAAAGGAGAAAAAATAA
- the rfbD gene encoding dTDP-4-dehydrorhamnose reductase → MILLTGGNGQLGTELRHLLDEQGLEYVSTDSKEMDITDAEQTMAFITDLKPEVIYHCAAYTAVDKAEDEGKELDEKINVDGTRNVALAAQKVGATLVYVSTDYVFDGTKKEDTYKTDDQTNPQNEYGRTKLLGEQIVQEIMEDYYIIRTSWVFGQYGHNFVFTMQRLAETNKQLTVVDDQFGRPTWTRTLAEFMTFAIKEKVPYGVYHLSNDNSCSWYEFAKEILKDKDVDVLPVDSSKFPQKATRPKYSVMDLDKTKALGFKIPTWQEALAAMLTQVTK, encoded by the coding sequence ATGATACTTTTAACTGGCGGAAATGGACAACTAGGAACAGAATTACGTCATTTACTTGATGAACAAGGTTTAGAGTATGTGTCAACAGATTCAAAAGAGATGGATATCACTGATGCAGAACAAACGATGGCCTTTATTACAGATTTAAAGCCCGAGGTGATCTACCATTGTGCAGCCTATACAGCAGTTGATAAGGCTGAAGACGAGGGTAAAGAACTAGATGAAAAAATCAATGTAGATGGCACGCGTAATGTGGCTCTTGCGGCACAAAAAGTCGGTGCAACCTTGGTTTATGTAAGTACAGATTACGTATTTGATGGAACGAAAAAAGAAGACACCTACAAGACGGACGATCAAACAAACCCTCAAAATGAGTATGGGCGTACAAAACTATTAGGGGAACAAATCGTACAAGAAATCATGGAAGACTATTATATCATTCGGACATCTTGGGTGTTTGGGCAATATGGACATAATTTTGTCTTCACGATGCAGCGCTTAGCAGAAACAAACAAACAATTGACTGTGGTAGATGATCAATTTGGTCGTCCGACATGGACAAGAACATTAGCTGAATTTATGACTTTTGCTATTAAAGAGAAAGTACCTTATGGCGTCTATCATTTATCGAATGACAACAGTTGCAGTTGGTATGAATTTGCCAAAGAAATTTTAAAAGACAAGGATGTTGACGTTTTGCCTGTGGATTCAAGTAAGTTCCCACAAAAAGCGACTCGACCTAAATACTCTGTGATGGATCTTGATAAAACAAAAGCCTTAGGGTTTAAGATTCCGACTTGGCAAGAAGCCTTAGCAGCGATGTTGACACAAGTCACAAAATAA
- a CDS encoding ABC transporter permease, translating to MIRATLSIFKNIFENRKLLVQFSFNDFKSKYAGSALGIVWAFITPLVTVLTYWFVFSQIRARGADEAYPFIVYLVTGLIPWFFFSDSLLSATNVFREYSYLVKKVVFNVQILPTSKILSSLYTHLFFILIGFGITSLSGVFPTLKALQLIYYLFCLIIFLTGVTWLTASTQPFLPDIMQFINVAMQTIMWTLPILWSPSGWIEKLLKINPLYYVIQGYRDSFTNGPWFWERWQYGLYFWGFTIILLLAGSVVFRRLKPHFSDVL from the coding sequence ATGATACGAGCGACACTATCGATTTTTAAAAATATCTTTGAGAATAGAAAACTGCTGGTCCAGTTTTCATTTAACGATTTTAAATCAAAATATGCAGGTTCTGCACTGGGGATCGTGTGGGCGTTCATTACACCTCTTGTGACCGTGTTGACATACTGGTTTGTATTTTCACAAATTCGTGCACGGGGAGCGGACGAAGCGTATCCGTTTATCGTTTACCTAGTAACGGGATTGATTCCGTGGTTCTTTTTCTCTGATTCATTATTATCCGCTACTAATGTTTTTAGAGAATACAGCTATCTTGTTAAAAAGGTAGTGTTCAATGTACAGATTTTACCAACGTCAAAAATTTTATCGAGCTTGTATACCCATCTATTCTTTATCTTGATCGGTTTCGGGATCACTTCATTGAGCGGAGTTTTCCCAACATTGAAAGCTTTGCAGTTAATCTATTACTTGTTCTGTCTGATCATTTTTTTAACAGGCGTGACGTGGTTAACGGCCTCAACACAGCCTTTCTTACCAGATATCATGCAGTTTATCAATGTGGCGATGCAAACGATCATGTGGACTTTGCCGATTCTTTGGTCACCAAGCGGCTGGATTGAAAAACTATTAAAAATCAATCCGCTGTACTATGTTATTCAGGGCTATCGAGATTCCTTTACAAATGGTCCTTGGTTCTGGGAACGCTGGCAATACGGCTTATATTTCTGGGGCTTTACGATCATTCTTTTATTAGCAGGTTCAGTTGTATTTAGACGCCTAAAACCGCATTTTTCAGACGTATTATAA
- a CDS encoding glycosyltransferase, protein MKYDFEMEVDESTSVGKIVAQIKENSNVLEFGPGNGRMTSYLMEEKHCSVSIVELDKELFDYVSEFSTDAFYGNIDEEAWTKYFEGQTFDYIIFADVLEHLMDPKSALKKVKPFLSEGGQILITFPNLAHNSVLIDLFNNKLDWRETGLLDATHKSFFVQSGFEKVFEEVGLFIVKEDFTINQVGYNELESTYEDLPVEARAAFKARPFGEVYQYFYALSATAVDDPVRVIPENSSYSKNIHFLYDCGEEEQIEFDIQINNVTGENKTFTIDIPDNIKLLKIFPSMTGAVVDISMTSSDTEVKPSATNAVYAKENRYFFSDNQVPVMEINDKKIAGKPMTLSFDYQYEGEFSEIVHELIDYAIEKRDEQNELKNKNSMVRGKQMSKYKKVSISKFDSFVSLNIDDIVRHVEEKKTVIRGWAYSREDKLPVTFEVTAESAVEYAVTTEYRRDVIDMFELKGDQDYGFEIEVKDPEDQPTYILNVAANNGRKLQYRLEKPNMVQPGGKVQRALRSIQTRGLVGSMKWYFKRQEQLETPVDATAILEEIKTFTYQPKISVAVPVYNVEEKWLDACVSSLQNQYYENWELCLADDASPSAYIKPLLKKYADADDRIKVIYREENGHISEATNSALTIATGEYIGFMDNDDELAPQALYEVVKALNEDQTIDFIYTDEDKVTESGKRFNAFYKSKWNPELILNHNYITHFVVVKRSVLEKTGGLNTEFNGAQDYDFVLRATENAENIAHIPGMMYHWRAIESSTALNPESKGYAYVAGQKALQAAMDRRGIKANVEIAEFYGSYKVNYTYETVPKVSVIITNDTADINDYLKKILEKTIYENYEIVLPEALKQTVQSTSNKLVYHEGQTRDALIKASSGEYIVLLDAGLVPTKSNWLLEMMNMAQQPSAGIVMGRIVDYRYRIENVGMSIDLEKKRLQYPEEGTPGKSLGYYYRIALPRNIQAATERCMVFRKADYLAVSGIDEGLGKDLMGTDLSLQFANTLDKTIIYCSYAIFKADEKIKNLDKKGNFKELSSKWSEAEMTDKYRNPKRL, encoded by the coding sequence ATGAAGTATGATTTTGAGATGGAAGTTGACGAGAGTACCAGTGTTGGTAAAATCGTCGCTCAAATAAAAGAAAATAGCAATGTGTTGGAGTTTGGCCCAGGTAATGGTCGAATGACCAGCTATTTAATGGAGGAAAAGCACTGTTCAGTTTCTATTGTGGAACTGGACAAGGAGCTTTTTGACTATGTCAGTGAGTTTTCTACAGATGCTTTTTACGGAAATATCGATGAAGAAGCATGGACGAAGTATTTTGAAGGGCAAACCTTTGATTATATTATTTTTGCGGATGTTCTTGAACATCTGATGGACCCGAAAAGTGCGTTGAAGAAAGTGAAACCTTTCTTGAGCGAGGGAGGACAAATTCTGATTACCTTCCCTAACTTGGCGCATAATTCTGTCTTGATCGATCTATTCAATAATAAATTAGATTGGCGTGAAACAGGTCTATTGGACGCCACCCATAAGTCTTTCTTTGTTCAAAGCGGCTTTGAAAAAGTCTTTGAAGAGGTAGGCTTATTTATCGTTAAAGAGGACTTTACGATCAATCAAGTCGGTTATAATGAACTTGAATCAACGTATGAGGATTTGCCTGTAGAAGCGCGCGCTGCTTTTAAAGCTCGCCCATTCGGAGAAGTGTATCAATATTTTTATGCGCTTAGTGCGACAGCAGTCGATGATCCTGTTCGGGTCATTCCAGAAAACTCAAGCTATAGTAAAAATATTCACTTTTTGTATGACTGTGGCGAAGAAGAGCAAATAGAATTTGATATTCAAATAAATAATGTTACAGGTGAGAATAAAACATTTACGATCGATATTCCTGACAACATCAAGCTACTAAAAATTTTCCCGAGCATGACGGGTGCAGTAGTCGATATTTCGATGACTTCCTCTGATACGGAAGTCAAGCCAAGTGCAACAAATGCGGTTTATGCTAAAGAGAATCGTTACTTCTTTTCAGATAATCAAGTACCTGTAATGGAGATCAATGACAAAAAGATCGCAGGTAAGCCAATGACGCTTAGCTTTGATTACCAATATGAAGGTGAATTTTCTGAGATCGTTCATGAGTTGATCGATTACGCAATTGAAAAAAGAGATGAACAGAATGAATTAAAAAATAAAAATTCGATGGTGCGTGGAAAACAAATGAGTAAATATAAAAAAGTGTCGATCAGTAAATTTGATTCGTTCGTTTCATTGAACATCGATGATATCGTTCGTCATGTTGAAGAGAAAAAGACGGTCATTCGCGGCTGGGCTTATTCTAGAGAAGATAAACTTCCTGTTACTTTTGAAGTGACGGCTGAATCAGCGGTTGAGTATGCTGTGACAACAGAATATCGTCGTGATGTGATCGATATGTTTGAACTAAAAGGGGATCAGGATTACGGTTTTGAGATCGAGGTCAAAGATCCAGAAGATCAGCCAACCTATATTTTGAATGTTGCTGCCAACAATGGTCGGAAATTACAATATCGCTTAGAAAAACCAAACATGGTACAACCGGGCGGAAAAGTTCAACGTGCATTACGTTCGATCCAAACAAGAGGGTTAGTTGGATCAATGAAATGGTACTTCAAACGTCAAGAACAATTAGAAACACCTGTCGATGCAACGGCTATTTTAGAAGAAATCAAAACATTTACTTATCAGCCAAAAATCTCAGTGGCAGTACCCGTTTATAATGTAGAAGAAAAATGGTTGGATGCCTGTGTTTCTTCTCTTCAAAACCAATATTATGAAAACTGGGAACTTTGTTTAGCTGATGATGCGTCCCCAAGTGCTTATATCAAGCCATTACTTAAAAAATATGCGGATGCAGATGATCGAATCAAAGTGATCTATCGTGAAGAAAATGGCCATATCTCTGAAGCGACCAATTCAGCATTGACGATCGCAACGGGTGAATATATCGGCTTTATGGATAATGATGATGAGCTTGCGCCGCAAGCATTATATGAAGTGGTCAAAGCGCTGAATGAAGATCAAACGATCGATTTCATTTACACTGATGAAGACAAAGTCACTGAAAGCGGCAAACGCTTCAACGCTTTTTACAAATCTAAATGGAATCCTGAATTGATTTTGAATCATAATTACATTACTCATTTTGTTGTAGTCAAACGTTCAGTTTTAGAAAAAACGGGTGGATTGAATACAGAATTTAATGGTGCACAAGATTATGATTTCGTGTTACGGGCAACAGAAAATGCAGAGAATATCGCACATATTCCAGGGATGATGTACCATTGGCGTGCGATCGAATCGTCAACGGCCTTGAATCCTGAAAGCAAAGGCTACGCGTATGTCGCTGGTCAAAAAGCGTTGCAAGCGGCGATGGATCGCCGTGGGATCAAAGCCAACGTTGAGATCGCCGAGTTTTATGGCTCATATAAGGTCAATTATACGTATGAAACTGTACCAAAAGTTTCAGTGATCATTACAAATGACACAGCAGATATCAATGATTATCTGAAAAAAATTCTTGAAAAAACAATTTACGAGAATTACGAGATCGTCTTACCGGAAGCTTTGAAACAAACCGTACAGTCGACCAGTAATAAACTTGTTTATCATGAAGGACAAACAAGAGACGCATTGATCAAAGCAAGCTCAGGGGAATATATCGTTCTTTTAGATGCAGGTCTTGTTCCAACTAAAAGTAACTGGCTGCTTGAGATGATGAATATGGCGCAACAACCGTCAGCCGGCATCGTCATGGGTCGAATCGTCGATTATCGTTATCGCATCGAAAATGTAGGGATGTCGATCGATTTAGAGAAAAAACGTCTTCAGTATCCAGAAGAAGGAACACCTGGCAAGAGCTTAGGGTATTACTACCGAATTGCATTACCAAGAAATATCCAGGCGGCAACAGAAAGATGTATGGTGTTTAGA